One segment of Capnocytophaga sp. oral taxon 878 DNA contains the following:
- a CDS encoding OmpA family protein produces MKKIKVTLFALAAAFTVGAQAQDENNPWQIGFGVNSVDIRTPMDFGDVIKDWGGPSDINILPAVSRLSVGRYIGKGFSAELSGSLNKIEKGFGYNKDLDNKVDQSFWAVNLAVQYHLNNLWSGARWFDPYAQVGGGYAAIDNAGKLRTLAGGGINFWFTDNIGINLQTAYHPTMKSKSEENYFQHALGIAIKFGKQDKDGDGVADKDDACPDVAGDPKLNGCPDKDGDGIADEQDACPEEAGLPQFNGCPDTDGDGVADKDDECPEVAGLKEFKGCPDTDGDGVADKDDKCPDVKGPKENNGCPWPDRDGDGVLDKDDECVDKPGPVSNNGCPEVTQDVQKKLNDFAKTILFDLGKATIRPESATVLNNIVEVLNEYKNAKFDVEGHTDSTGNKAKNQKLSEERANSVKVYLVDKGINPARLSAKGYGPDKPIASNKTKKGRDLNRRVEINLVK; encoded by the coding sequence ATGAAGAAAATCAAAGTAACTTTATTTGCTTTGGCTGCTGCTTTTACAGTAGGAGCACAAGCACAAGATGAAAACAATCCTTGGCAAATAGGATTTGGAGTAAATTCCGTTGATATCCGTACTCCAATGGATTTTGGAGATGTTATTAAAGACTGGGGAGGGCCAAGTGATATCAACATTCTTCCTGCAGTATCTCGTCTTTCAGTAGGTAGATACATAGGGAAAGGTTTTTCTGCTGAACTTTCAGGGTCATTGAACAAAATCGAGAAAGGTTTTGGTTATAATAAAGATCTTGATAACAAAGTAGATCAGTCTTTTTGGGCTGTTAACTTAGCCGTTCAATACCACTTAAATAACTTGTGGAGTGGAGCAAGATGGTTTGATCCTTATGCTCAAGTAGGTGGAGGTTATGCTGCTATTGATAATGCTGGTAAACTTCGTACTCTTGCAGGAGGTGGTATTAACTTTTGGTTTACCGATAATATCGGTATTAACTTGCAAACAGCTTACCACCCAACAATGAAGTCTAAATCAGAAGAAAATTACTTCCAACATGCTTTGGGTATCGCTATCAAATTTGGAAAGCAAGATAAAGATGGTGATGGTGTAGCTGATAAAGATGATGCTTGTCCAGATGTAGCTGGAGATCCTAAACTTAATGGTTGCCCTGATAAAGATGGTGACGGTATTGCTGATGAACAAGATGCTTGTCCAGAAGAAGCTGGTCTTCCTCAATTTAATGGTTGCCCTGATACTGATGGTGATGGTGTAGCTGATAAAGATGATGAGTGCCCTGAAGTAGCTGGATTAAAAGAATTTAAAGGTTGCCCTGATACTGATGGTGATGGTGTAGCAGATAAAGATGACAAATGTCCAGATGTAAAAGGTCCTAAAGAAAACAATGGTTGCCCTTGGCCAGATCGTGATGGTGATGGTGTTCTTGATAAAGACGACGAATGCGTTGATAAACCAGGTCCTGTTTCAAACAATGGTTGCCCTGAAGTAACTCAAGACGTTCAAAAGAAATTGAATGACTTTGCAAAAACTATCTTGTTTGACCTTGGTAAAGCTACTATCCGTCCTGAATCAGCTACTGTATTAAACAACATCGTTGAAGTGTTAAATGAGTATAAAAATGCTAAATTTGATGTTGAAGGACACACTGATAGCACTGGTAACAAAGCTAAAAACCAAAAACTTTCTGAAGAAAGAGCTAACTCTGTTAAAGTTTATCTTGTAGATAAAGGTATCAACCCAGCTCGTCTTTCTGCTAAAGGTTATGGTCCAGATAAACCAATTGCATCTAACAAGACTAAAAAAGGTAGAGATCTTAACCGTCGTGTTGAAATCAACTTGGTAAAATAG